A window of Halopelagius inordinatus genomic DNA:
ACGGCGGCGACGATTCCCACCGCGACGGGAATCTTCTCCTCGCGGTAGTCGCTGCGCTCTATCTCTTGGGCGACGATGAAGTTCCGGTTGACGTCGAGGCGTTCGATGCTGCTCGTCGTCGCCTGCACGAGGAGGGTGTCGCCGACGCGAAGCGGGATGTTGTCCATCCGCCGTCGGATGATGTCGCCGCCCCGGCGGATGGCGAGGACGGTGGCGTCGTACCGTTGCCGGAACCCCGCGGAGACGAGCGATTCGCCGACCAGAAACGACCCCGGCGCGACGACGACTTCGACGAGGTTCTGCCCCGCCTCGCCCGCTTCGAGTTCCTCTTCGTCTACGGTCACGTTGGGGACGAGGTCCATCCCTTCTACGTCGAGCAGTTCCACGAGCGTATCGCGGTCGGTCCGAAGCGCGAACACGTCGCCCGGATGTATCTCCTTGGGACCGAGCGGTTCGAGGAACACCTCGCCCTCGCGGACGAGTTGGATGAGGTCGACGTCGAACTCCGTCTCGACGAGCGCCCTCTGGACCTGTTGGCCGACCAGCGGCGAGTCCTCGCGGACGACGACTTCGGTGAGGTAGTCGGCCATCTCGAACTCCTCCGTCAGGTCGACGCGGGGTTTGATTCGCTCGGGGGTGAGCCACTGACCCACCGTTAGCAGGTACGCCGCGCCGACGACGGAGACGAGTGCGCCGAGGGCGGTGAACTCGAACATCGAGAACGTCCGCCCGATGAGGCGACCCGACAGTTCCGACGCGAGGATGTTCGTCGAGGTGCCGATGAGCGTGAGCATCCCGCCGAACATCGAGGCGTAAGAGAGCGGAAGCAGCAGTTTCGACGGCGACGTGCCGCCGCGTTCCGCCAGGTCGGTCACCATCGGCATGAGGATGGCGACGGCGGCGGTGTTGTTGATGAAGCCGGATATCGGCCCGACGATGCCGATGGTCGCGCCCAACTGCCGCAGGAGGCTGTCTTCGGTGAACGGGGATATCTTCGCGCTGATCAACTGGATGACGCCCGTTCGTTGCACCCCATCGCTCAGGACGAACATCGCGAGGACGGTGAGCGTCGCGGTGCTGGAAAAGCCCGAGAGCGCGTCCGCCGGATAGTTCTCGAAGAGGACGATGGGCTCTGCGAGGACGCCGACGCCGACGAAAATCGCCGACAGCGGTTGCGTCAGCATGAGCGCCATCATCACGCCGATGGCGGTGATATCGACGGGGACGGGTTCCCGCACGAAAAAGACGAGAGCGACGAGGACGATCGCGAAGACGACGAGTACGCCCGGAGCTATCGCTGCCACGTGAGTCTCGTCCCCCCCGCGGCTGAAAAACCATCTGGAGTCCGACGCCTCCGCCGGATATCAGCGGCAGTCACAGGTCCTCGTCGGACAGTTCCATGTCCGCGACGATGTCGTAGGGGTCGACGCCGTTGCGGATGTTGTCGAGGATGCGGAACGCGTCTTTCGGCGAGAGGAAGTGCCGGCATATCGCCCGGCCCAACGGCGTCGGTTCGAAGCCGTCGATGAACTCCCATTCGAGCAGTTTGCCGATAGCGTGTTTCGTCGGCACGTCGCCGAGCATCCCGTCGTTGAGGCGCTTTGCCCGTTTCCCCGCGACGATGACGTTCGCCAGCGTCTCCTCGACTGCGGCGGACTCGTCGTAGACGGTCATCACGTCCTCCATCTCGCCTTTCAGCAGTTTGAACGCCACCTCGTCTTCTGTCATCTCCATCGAGTTGTGGTAGACGCAGTCGGGTTCGACGAGGACGTACACCTTCCCCTTGTCGTGGTAGTCGGGCCGCCCCGCCCGCCCGAGCATCTGCTCGAACTCCTGCACGGAGAGCCACTCGATACCCATCGCGAGCGAATCGAAGACGACCTGCGAGGCGGGAAAGTCCACGCCCGCCGCGAGTGCCGCCGTCGTGACGACCGCCGCGAGGTCCTGATTGCCGAACTGGCGTTCGACGCGCTTCCGTTGGCCGTAGTCGAGGCCCGCGTGGTACGGCGCAGAGGAGTACTGCAGTTTCCGGGAGATTTCGTGACACCGCCGCCGGGAGTTGGTGAAGATGATCGTCTGTCCCCGATAGCCCTTCGACGACTTCGAGTCGAACTCGCGCGTGACGAGTTTGTCGGCGATGTCGGGTTTCTCCCTGCCGTCCGCGAACGTCACGTGTCGCTCTATCGGTACCGGCCGTTCCTCGAACTCGATGAGCGTCGCCCGAAGACTCCGAGCCAACACGTCGGGGTTTCCGACCGTCGCGGAGAGATACACCCACTGCGCGCCGCCGTACGCCTCGCGCCGTTTCGCCCGCGTCTCGCAGTAGTACTTGAGCCGGGATATCATCCCGTCGAGGCGGTGGCCGCGTTCGCCCTCCTTCAGCGTGTGCACCTCGTCGATGACGACGGTACCGATGTCGCCGAGGTCCTTGCCCGTCCGGAGGGCGTGGTCGATACCCTCGTAGGTGCCGACGATGACGTCCGCACCGGGGTCGAAGCGGTTGCCGTCGTCGTTGATGCGGGAGGCGCCGACGCGGATGGTCACGTCGACGAGGTCGCCGTACCGCTCTTCGAAGTCTTCGTGCTTCTGGTTCGCGAGGGCGACGAGGGGGACGAGAAACAGCAGTTTCCCCTCGCCTTTCAGCGCTCGGTTTATCCCCGCGAGTTCGCCGACGAGCGTCTTCCCCGTCGCCGTCGCACTCACGACGAGTTGGTCGCGGCCCTCGAACAGTCCGTTATCGACGGCGAGCGACTGCACCGGAAGCAGGCTGTCGAACCGGTCTTCGGTGAGTCCCTGCAGTTTCGGATGCAGGTCGAGACTCGACGTGGGGACCAGGTCGATGTCGTCCGTCGTCGCGCTGACGGTGTCGAATCGCGTCAGGTCGGGGTCCAGACCGCCTTTCAGAAGGTTCTCGATGCGGTCTAAGTCCTTCGTCTCCAAGAGGAGGTCTTCGAGTCGGTCCTGTGCGGCACCGGTGAGCGAACCGGCCCCAGAGAGGTCGAGTTCGCGTTCGAGTTCGCGCTTGGCGCAGTCGGGGCAGATGTGGTCGCGGTCGGCTTTGATGGCCGTCTCCTCGGTGATCGGCGAGTACCGACCGCTCGACGCGCAGTACCGGCACGTCCGCACCGCCACCGCCTCCAACTGGTAGCCGTCGAGCATCTCCTTTATCTCCTCGCGGGCGTTCGGCGCGGTCTGTTGGGAGATGCGGATGCGCGACGCTCGACGGGCGAGTTCGACGAACTGGCTCGGGTCCCGCGGTTCGTCGCTGGAACCGCGCTTGACGCGGAACTTCGCGGGCCGCGGACCGGCGTCCGTCTCCTTCAGTTCGAGCACGGCGCGGAACACGCGCTCTCCGTCGCGTTCGACCACGACGAGGTAGTTCCCCCCGGTCTGGTGGAGAAACAGCGTGTCGATGCGTCCGACCTGTTGAGACACGTTCCGTGGTACGTGGACGGGGTATTTCAGCGATTCGTCTGTCCGTTGCGACGTGCTACCGATACCCGCCCGAACGCGGGGGTCGGCGGTCCGTCCGAACTTACTCCTCTTCGAGGAGTTCGATGCTGTCGTCGCCGTTCGGGACCGCACAGAGGAACGCGCCCTCCTCGTCGGAGTCGTTGCGGTACCAGTGCACCGCGCCCGCCGGGACGAGGAGCGAATCGCCCGCGGCCACCTCGTACTCGTCGCCCTCGATACCGACCGTGTACGACCCCGAGAGGACGTACTGCTCGTGTTCCACCTCGTTCGTGTGCTTCGGGACGGACGCGCCCGGTTCGAGGACGAACCGACGCACCGC
This region includes:
- a CDS encoding SLC13 family permease; translated protein: MAAIAPGVLVVFAIVLVALVFFVREPVPVDITAIGVMMALMLTQPLSAIFVGVGVLAEPIVLFENYPADALSGFSSTATLTVLAMFVLSDGVQRTGVIQLISAKISPFTEDSLLRQLGATIGIVGPISGFINNTAAVAILMPMVTDLAERGGTSPSKLLLPLSYASMFGGMLTLIGTSTNILASELSGRLIGRTFSMFEFTALGALVSVVGAAYLLTVGQWLTPERIKPRVDLTEEFEMADYLTEVVVREDSPLVGQQVQRALVETEFDVDLIQLVREGEVFLEPLGPKEIHPGDVFALRTDRDTLVELLDVEGMDLVPNVTVDEEELEAGEAGQNLVEVVVAPGSFLVGESLVSAGFRQRYDATVLAIRRGGDIIRRRMDNIPLRVGDTLLVQATTSSIERLDVNRNFIVAQEIERSDYREEKIPVAVGIVAAVVAVAALDILPIVVSALAGALAMVATRCLRPTELYDAVQWDIVFLLAGVIPLGIAMETSGAAGLLAEFVVRTGDVLPMVGVLAVFYVVTALLTNLVSNNASVVLMIPVAVETAQTLGSNAFAFILAVTFAASTAFMTPVGYQTNLFVYGPGGYKFTDYLRVGGPLQLIFAVVTTVGIAAIWGL
- a CDS encoding DEAD/DEAH box helicase, whose amino-acid sequence is MSQQVGRIDTLFLHQTGGNYLVVVERDGERVFRAVLELKETDAGPRPAKFRVKRGSSDEPRDPSQFVELARRASRIRISQQTAPNAREEIKEMLDGYQLEAVAVRTCRYCASSGRYSPITEETAIKADRDHICPDCAKRELERELDLSGAGSLTGAAQDRLEDLLLETKDLDRIENLLKGGLDPDLTRFDTVSATTDDIDLVPTSSLDLHPKLQGLTEDRFDSLLPVQSLAVDNGLFEGRDQLVVSATATGKTLVGELAGINRALKGEGKLLFLVPLVALANQKHEDFEERYGDLVDVTIRVGASRINDDGNRFDPGADVIVGTYEGIDHALRTGKDLGDIGTVVIDEVHTLKEGERGHRLDGMISRLKYYCETRAKRREAYGGAQWVYLSATVGNPDVLARSLRATLIEFEERPVPIERHVTFADGREKPDIADKLVTREFDSKSSKGYRGQTIIFTNSRRRCHEISRKLQYSSAPYHAGLDYGQRKRVERQFGNQDLAAVVTTAALAAGVDFPASQVVFDSLAMGIEWLSVQEFEQMLGRAGRPDYHDKGKVYVLVEPDCVYHNSMEMTEDEVAFKLLKGEMEDVMTVYDESAAVEETLANVIVAGKRAKRLNDGMLGDVPTKHAIGKLLEWEFIDGFEPTPLGRAICRHFLSPKDAFRILDNIRNGVDPYDIVADMELSDEDL
- a CDS encoding cupin domain-containing protein → MSDADSNPEANRASDTEPVVKRASDVTYETVGAADGMSKGVLIDASDGAPNFAVRRFVLEPGASVPKHTNEVEHEQYVLSGSYTVGIEGDEYEVAAGDSLLVPAGAVHWYRNDSDEEGAFLCAVPNGDDSIELLEEE